ACAGGCATAACAGCAATCGAAAGTATAAGTATCGTTATCTTAATTTTTTCTTTTGGCACAGTAATTATAGGCGGAATATTTGTTTTTAATAAAATATTTACAATTATCTATAAATTATAGTATGATGGATGCAGTAAAGCCCAATAAAACCAAGTTTTTACGGAGGTACATAGTGATTGAGTTTCGCCAAGTAGACAAATACTATGGCAATTTTCATGTGCTGCAAAACATCAATCTGACGATTTCCGAAGGAGAAGTCGTGGTCATTATAGGACCCTCGGGCTCTGGTAAGTCGACACTGCTTCGCTGCATTAATCATCTGGAGAAGATTTCAAGCGGCGAATTGATTGTCGATAACATAAACGTTCATGATCGGAAGACGAACTTGAATGTTTTGCGACAGGAGATTGGCATGGTGTTTCAGCATTTCAACCTGTATCCGCACATGACGGTACTGGAGAACATCACACTGGCTCCCACGAAGGTGCGTAAAACAACGCGTGAGGAGGCCCAGAAGACTGCGCGCCATTATCTGGAGAAAGTCGGCTTGGCACATAAGGCTGATGCTTATCCGAACGAGCTTTCTGGAGGACAACAGCAGCGTGTAGCTATCGCACGTGGACTGGCGATGCAGCCGAAGATTATGCTGTTTGATGAACCGACGTCTGCACTTGATCCTGAGATGATCGGAGAAGTACTGGAAGTCATGAAGAGTCTGGCGAGTGAAGGGATGACAATGGTTGTCGTCACTCATGAGATGGGATTCGCCAAGGAAGTAGCAGACCGTGTAGTTTTTATGGATCACGGGCAGGTCGTAGAAGAGAACGAACCGAAGGCATTCTTCGAGAATCCGAAGGAAGAGAGAGCACGTTCCTTCTTAAGCCGTCTGTTGAACCATTAATTTATGTAATGATAAAAGGGGGTCTATAAGGTGAAGAGGAAAGTATCCGTTCTCAGTCTGGTATTTATGCTAGTGATGTCGGTTATGCTTGCAGCCTGTGGCAGTAAGGAAACAGATAAGCCAGCAGATGCGAATGCACCGGCCGGCGGAAGCGCTGAAAAAAGTGCAGTAGCTGCAGCGAAAGAGCGCGGTAAGCTGATTATAGGCGTAAAATACGACACAAATCTGTTCGGTAAGAAAGATCCGGCGGACGGTCAGGTAAAAGGCTTTGATATTGATATCGCGAAAGCAATCGCAAAGAAAATCATGGGTGATGATACAAAAATTGAACTAAAGGAAGTAACATCAAAAACCCGGATTCCAATGCTGAAAAATGGAGATATTGATGCCATTATCGCCACGATGACGATTACGGAAGAGCGCAAAAAAGAAGTCGACTTCTCCGACGTATATTTTGAAGCCGGACAGTCCTTGCTTGTACCGAATAGTTCTGCGATTACGGGTATACAAGATCTGAATGGTAAAACCGTTATTGCAGTAAAAGGATCGACCTCAGCGAAGCAAATTCGTGAGAAGGCCCCAGAAGCAAAGGTTGCTGAGTACGAGAATTA
The Aneurinibacillus migulanus genome window above contains:
- a CDS encoding amino acid ABC transporter ATP-binding protein: MMDAVKPNKTKFLRRYIVIEFRQVDKYYGNFHVLQNINLTISEGEVVVIIGPSGSGKSTLLRCINHLEKISSGELIVDNINVHDRKTNLNVLRQEIGMVFQHFNLYPHMTVLENITLAPTKVRKTTREEAQKTARHYLEKVGLAHKADAYPNELSGGQQQRVAIARGLAMQPKIMLFDEPTSALDPEMIGEVLEVMKSLASEGMTMVVVTHEMGFAKEVADRVVFMDHGQVVEENEPKAFFENPKEERARSFLSRLLNH
- a CDS encoding transporter substrate-binding domain-containing protein → MLVMSVMLAACGSKETDKPADANAPAGGSAEKSAVAAAKERGKLIIGVKYDTNLFGKKDPADGQVKGFDIDIAKAIAKKIMGDDTKIELKEVTSKTRIPMLKNGDIDAIIATMTITEERKKEVDFSDVYFEAGQSLLVPNSSAITGIQDLNGKTVIAVKGSTSAKQIREKAPEAKVAEYENYAEAFTALKSKKGDALTTDNSILLGMQKEDSNFKLVGGLFTDEPYGIAIRKGDAEMLKVVNETLSGMKSSGEYDKIYENWFGEKPEKK